A single window of Paenibacillus sp. FSL H8-0537 DNA harbors:
- the lepB gene encoding signal peptidase I — MDRFSFDGGGSSEAEGREQLGAVKRPGWSKELWEWVKTVGISFIIVAALHLFVFNLSTVEGHSMEPTLQEKEWLFVNKFVYLIGAPKIGDVVILQDPSAFGKEKELLVKRIVGLPGDRIEISDRHLYRNGELVDEPYIDTDIEDLDIMPLTVEAGSYYVMGDNRHARASKDSRMFGAVPIAAIEGKAQFIVWPYKQIKPL; from the coding sequence ATGGACAGATTTTCATTTGACGGCGGCGGCAGCAGCGAAGCTGAAGGACGGGAGCAGCTTGGGGCAGTTAAACGCCCGGGTTGGTCGAAGGAGCTTTGGGAATGGGTGAAAACCGTTGGCATATCGTTCATTATCGTAGCAGCGCTGCATCTGTTTGTGTTTAATCTTTCTACCGTAGAAGGACATTCCATGGAACCAACCTTGCAGGAGAAGGAATGGCTGTTTGTAAATAAATTCGTATATTTGATCGGTGCGCCAAAAATCGGCGATGTCGTTATTTTGCAGGACCCCTCAGCGTTTGGAAAAGAGAAGGAGCTGCTCGTAAAACGCATCGTCGGCTTGCCTGGAGACCGAATTGAAATTTCGGACAGGCATTTGTATCGCAATGGCGAGCTTGTGGACGAACCGTATATTGATACGGATATTGAGGATCTGGACATCATGCCGCTAACTGTCGAGGCAGGCAGTTATTATGTGATGGGCGACAACCGTCATGCGCGGGCGAGCAAGGACAGCCGAATGTTTGGAGCGGTTCCTATTGCAGCGATTGAGGGCAAGGCGCAGTTTATCGTATGGCCTTACAAACAAATAAAGCCGTTATAG
- the queG gene encoding tRNA epoxyqueuosine(34) reductase QueG → MEERAYYAALKKEMKAAARSLGIDKIGIASADPFITLKQRLISHRELGYESGFEEPDLDKRTNPALLFDQPQSIIAIAIAYPSKLDQPPKSEPGARRGILSRSAWGEDYHKVLRNRLGRLEAWLSERVPGFRAESMVDTGALSDRAVAERAGLGWSAKNCSILSEDLGSWIYLGEMITNLPLEPDESVTDGCGECTKCIDACPTDALVGPGQLNSSRCISFITQTKGFVEDGYMRKIGNRLYGCDTCQTVCPVNRGKNWTHQPELQPDHELVKPLLTPLLTIGNKEFQRLYASSSSAWRGKKPIQRNAVIALGNFKDRSAVPDLIQVLRQDVRPVMRGTAAWSLGRIGGAEAEEAIQQALLQEADDDARRYMEQALLSLAEGADKAPR, encoded by the coding sequence ATGGAGGAACGGGCGTATTACGCTGCATTGAAAAAAGAAATGAAAGCCGCCGCGCGCAGCCTCGGCATCGACAAAATAGGCATCGCCTCTGCTGATCCGTTCATCACCTTGAAGCAGCGGCTTATTTCGCACCGCGAGCTTGGCTATGAGTCTGGATTCGAAGAGCCGGACCTTGACAAGCGTACCAATCCGGCGCTGTTGTTTGACCAGCCCCAATCGATTATCGCCATTGCGATCGCTTATCCATCCAAGCTCGATCAGCCTCCTAAATCGGAGCCGGGAGCCAGAAGGGGCATTTTGTCCCGCTCAGCTTGGGGAGAGGACTATCATAAGGTGCTGCGCAATAGGCTAGGGCGGCTTGAAGCTTGGCTTTCGGAACGCGTACCGGGCTTTCGCGCTGAAAGCATGGTCGATACTGGGGCTTTATCGGATCGGGCCGTTGCCGAGCGGGCGGGACTAGGCTGGAGCGCCAAAAACTGTTCGATATTGTCCGAGGATCTTGGCTCGTGGATCTACCTCGGGGAAATGATTACAAATTTGCCGCTGGAGCCGGATGAGTCAGTGACCGATGGCTGCGGCGAATGCACGAAATGCATTGACGCTTGTCCGACGGATGCGCTCGTTGGCCCTGGCCAGCTTAATTCGAGCCGCTGCATTTCATTTATTACGCAGACGAAAGGTTTTGTAGAAGACGGCTATATGCGAAAAATCGGCAATCGTCTGTATGGCTGCGATACTTGCCAGACCGTATGTCCAGTAAATCGGGGCAAAAACTGGACACATCAGCCGGAGCTGCAGCCCGATCATGAGCTGGTTAAGCCGCTGCTTACACCATTGCTGACGATTGGCAATAAAGAATTTCAACGCCTATATGCGAGCAGTTCTTCTGCTTGGCGGGGCAAAAAGCCGATTCAGCGCAATGCGGTTATTGCGCTGGGCAATTTTAAGGATCGGAGCGCAGTGCCGGATCTCATTCAAGTGCTGCGGCAGGATGTGCGCCCGGTTATGCGGGGAACCGCGGCATGGTCGCTGGGCCGTATTGGCGGCGCAGAAGCAGAGGAAGCGATCCAGCAGGCATTGCTGCAAGAAGCGGATGATGACGCGCGGCGCTATATGGAGCAGGCGTTGCTCTCACTAGCAGAAGGTGCCGATAAGGCACCTCGTTGA
- a CDS encoding YneF family protein — MWSYIIPIVTLIVGAVGGFFIGVFYLRKQLEKMQSDPEMIQKMAKQMGYNLNKQQMTRAQNMMKNQNQNMNKNQKMPRR, encoded by the coding sequence ATGTGGAGTTACATTATTCCGATTGTGACATTAATCGTGGGGGCAGTCGGTGGATTTTTCATCGGCGTATTCTACTTGCGCAAACAGCTAGAGAAAATGCAGAGCGATCCAGAAATGATTCAAAAAATGGCAAAACAAATGGGCTATAATCTGAACAAGCAGCAGATGACGCGTGCCCAAAACATGATGAAAAACCAGAACCAGAATATGAACAAAAATCAGAAGATGCCGCGCAGATAA
- the folE gene encoding GTP cyclohydrolase I FolE: protein MAGKKDYVNSKVIQNREQIEFHVKEILKLVGENVEREGLLETPARVTRMYEEIFAGYEVDPSEVLGVTFDEQHEELVIVKDIIYYSQCEHHMAPFFGKAHIGYIPSGKIAGLSKLARLVEAVTRRLQVQERITSQIADILDKELQPHGVMVVVEGEHLCMCSRGVKKPGSMTVTSAVRGEFRSNPALRSEFLALLKS, encoded by the coding sequence ATGGCGGGAAAGAAAGATTACGTCAACTCTAAAGTCATTCAGAACCGGGAGCAGATCGAATTTCATGTGAAAGAAATTTTGAAGCTCGTGGGCGAGAATGTGGAAAGGGAAGGGCTGCTGGAGACGCCTGCACGCGTTACCCGCATGTATGAAGAAATTTTCGCAGGCTATGAGGTTGATCCGAGCGAGGTGCTAGGCGTTACGTTCGATGAACAGCATGAAGAGCTGGTTATTGTAAAAGATATTATCTATTACAGCCAGTGCGAGCATCATATGGCGCCATTTTTCGGCAAAGCACATATTGGTTATATTCCAAGCGGCAAAATTGCCGGCCTCAGCAAGCTCGCACGCCTAGTAGAAGCTGTTACAAGGCGCTTGCAAGTGCAGGAGCGGATAACGAGCCAAATCGCAGATATTTTAGACAAGGAATTGCAGCCGCATGGCGTTATGGTCGTCGTTGAAGGCGAGCATTTGTGCATGTGCTCCCGCGGGGTGAAGAAGCCTGGCAGCATGACGGTGACGTCGGCTGTGCGCGGCGAGTTCCGTTCCAATCCGGCTTTGCGTTCCGAATTTTTAGCTTTGCTCAAGTCCTAA
- a CDS encoding glycoside hydrolase family 9 protein, whose translation MRIKWVLVQTLAIALLLGSLPLQPVSSVQAAGNYNYAEALQKAIYFYETQRSGALPDTNRVEWRGDSGMLDGADNGVDLTGGWYDAGDHVKFGLPMAFSATMLAWSVYEYKEGYEQAGQLNEILDNLKWATDYFVRAHTAPNELWGQVGGGNADHAWWGPAEVMQMARPSFKITETCRGSDLAGETAAALASSSIVFKASDPAYSALLLQHAKELYNFADTYRGKYSDCITDVASFYNSWSGYTDELTWAATWLYMATEDNTYLNKAIQSAYNWDTDSSSNTWAYKWTIGWDDKRYGAQLLLARITSELGRPEASDFIASTERNLNYWTVGTNGSRITYSPGGLAWLDSWGSLRYAANASFLAFVYSDFVADPVKKARYNDFAVSQIKYMLGDNPRNSSYVVGYGVNAPEHPHHRTSHSSWSDSSGNPTSHRHTLYGALVGGPNASDQYTDSIDDYVSNEVATDYNAGFTASLAKMNLLYGAGQQPLANFPPAETKADEMFVEAQVSQSSSNFTEIKAFINNKSAWPARMGDKLSFRYFLDLSEVYAAGYTAANVSVAANYNQGAAVSLKPFDEANHIYYVLADFTGTKIYPGGQPHFRKEIQIRISGPQGAWNPANDYSYAGLSSSQTVKTAKIPVYDAGALVFGQTPDGGGVTPTPTPSATPTPTPTPTTTPSPTPTPSTTPTPTPTTTPSPTPTPAGGLKVQYRAADTNATNNAMMPHLEIFNNGSSAVAMNTIKLRYYFTADGTQSHQFWSDYAQIGSSNVQAAFVTMSSPTTTADTYLELSFTTAAGSISAGGSSGQIQGRISKTDWSNLNEANDYSFDATNTAFVDWSKVTLYQNGTLVWGIEP comes from the coding sequence ATGCGGATCAAATGGGTGCTCGTTCAGACACTTGCAATCGCACTGCTATTAGGAAGTTTGCCATTGCAGCCAGTCTCGAGCGTTCAGGCGGCAGGCAATTATAATTACGCAGAGGCATTGCAGAAAGCGATTTATTTTTATGAAACTCAGCGTTCAGGGGCGCTGCCTGACACGAACCGTGTCGAATGGCGTGGCGATTCCGGTATGCTCGACGGAGCTGACAATGGCGTCGATTTGACAGGCGGCTGGTATGATGCTGGGGACCATGTGAAATTTGGGCTTCCGATGGCTTTTTCAGCAACTATGCTGGCTTGGTCGGTTTATGAATATAAGGAGGGCTATGAGCAGGCTGGCCAATTGAACGAGATTTTGGACAATTTGAAATGGGCCACCGATTATTTTGTTAGAGCGCATACTGCGCCTAATGAGCTTTGGGGGCAGGTTGGAGGCGGCAACGCAGATCATGCTTGGTGGGGACCTGCGGAAGTGATGCAAATGGCTCGTCCTTCTTTCAAAATCACGGAAACATGCCGTGGCTCGGACCTGGCAGGAGAGACGGCGGCGGCGCTCGCTTCCTCATCTATCGTGTTTAAAGCATCAGATCCGGCCTATTCCGCACTGTTGCTCCAGCATGCGAAAGAGCTTTACAACTTTGCGGACACATACCGGGGCAAATATTCGGATTGTATTACCGATGTTGCTTCCTTCTACAATTCGTGGAGCGGTTATACAGATGAACTAACCTGGGCAGCAACTTGGCTGTATATGGCAACAGAGGATAACACTTATTTGAATAAAGCTATTCAATCAGCTTATAACTGGGACACGGACAGCTCAAGCAACACTTGGGCTTACAAATGGACAATCGGCTGGGATGACAAACGTTATGGCGCCCAATTGCTCCTCGCCCGGATTACATCAGAGCTTGGGAGACCGGAGGCCAGTGATTTTATCGCCTCGACTGAGCGCAATTTGAACTATTGGACCGTTGGAACAAACGGATCGCGAATTACGTATTCGCCGGGCGGCCTGGCATGGCTGGATTCATGGGGCTCCCTGCGTTATGCGGCGAATGCTTCTTTCCTTGCATTTGTATATTCCGATTTTGTAGCAGACCCGGTCAAAAAAGCGCGCTATAACGATTTTGCCGTTAGCCAGATTAAATATATGCTCGGCGACAATCCGCGTAACAGCAGCTATGTGGTCGGATATGGCGTCAACGCACCAGAGCACCCGCATCATCGTACGTCACACAGCTCATGGTCAGATAGTTCGGGGAATCCAACCTCACATCGTCATACGCTTTATGGCGCATTGGTAGGGGGACCGAATGCATCGGATCAATATACGGATTCCATTGATGACTATGTGAGCAACGAAGTAGCGACGGACTACAATGCAGGCTTTACGGCTTCGCTTGCAAAAATGAATTTGCTGTACGGTGCAGGCCAGCAGCCGCTTGCGAACTTCCCACCAGCCGAAACGAAGGCAGATGAAATGTTTGTGGAAGCGCAAGTGAGCCAGTCCAGCTCCAATTTTACTGAAATTAAAGCATTCATAAATAATAAATCGGCATGGCCTGCCCGTATGGGAGACAAATTATCCTTCCGCTACTTCCTTGATTTAAGTGAGGTATATGCGGCCGGCTACACCGCAGCTAACGTAAGCGTTGCTGCCAACTATAATCAAGGCGCAGCGGTTAGCTTGAAGCCATTTGACGAGGCAAACCATATTTATTATGTACTGGCAGACTTTACAGGTACGAAAATCTACCCAGGCGGACAACCGCATTTCCGTAAGGAAATTCAGATCCGTATTTCCGGTCCTCAAGGAGCATGGAACCCGGCTAATGATTATTCGTATGCAGGGCTTTCATCAAGCCAGACAGTAAAGACAGCTAAAATTCCGGTCTACGATGCTGGAGCGCTCGTGTTCGGTCAGACGCCGGATGGAGGCGGTGTAACACCGACGCCAACGCCTTCTGCTACACCAACGCCGACACCAACACCAACAACAACGCCGAGTCCTACACCGACACCGTCGACGACTCCGACGCCAACACCAACGACGACGCCAAGTCCGACGCCAACTCCGGCAGGCGGCCTGAAGGTGCAATACCGAGCAGCAGATACGAATGCAACGAACAATGCGATGATGCCGCATTTAGAAATTTTCAACAACGGTTCAAGCGCTGTAGCTATGAATACGATTAAGCTTCGCTATTACTTCACAGCTGATGGCACGCAGTCGCATCAGTTCTGGAGCGATTATGCCCAGATCGGCAGCAGCAATGTACAGGCAGCTTTCGTGACAATGAGCTCGCCGACTACAACGGCAGATACGTATTTGGAGCTCAGCTTTACGACAGCTGCAGGCTCGATTAGCGCAGGTGGCAGCAGCGGTCAAATTCAAGGCCGTATTTCCAAAACAGACTGGTCGAATCTGAACGAGGCAAATGATTATTCGTTCGATGCAACAAACACAGCATTTGTCGATTGGAGCAAGGTGACGCTTTACCAGAATGGAACGCTCGTATGGGGAATCGAACCTTAG
- a CDS encoding glycoside hydrolase family 48 protein — protein MKPIFTLKASKKVTGLVLSTTLLVTLSTGLWGSTPKVSVAAAAAVSMEESRFLQMYDQIKNPSNGYFSPEGIPYHSIETLVSEAPDYGHMGTSEAYSYWLWLETLYGHYTQDWSHLEAAWDNMEKYIIPVNEGDGKEEQPTMSYYNPNSPATYADEKPFPDQYPVQLSGKYAAGKDPLDAELKATYGNNQTYLMHWLIDVDNWYNYGNLLNPTHTSTYVNTFQRGEQESVWEAIPHPSQDNHAFGKTGEGFMTLFTKENQAPAKQWRYTNATDADGRAVQVMYWAKELGYNNTAYLNKAKKMGDYLRYGMYDKYFQKIGSASGGAPTPGTGKDSSSYLMAWYTSWGGGLEQGSGNWAWRIGASHAHQAYQNPVAAYALSSQDGGLIPTSATAQTDWNASLKRQLEFYTWLQSSEGAMGGGATNSWNGQYSAYPAGVSKFYGMAYDEAPVYHDPDSNTWFGFQVWPLERVAELYYILAENGDLSSENFQMAKTVIEKWVDWTLDYVFVDERPVTDADGYYLNAQGQRILGGSNVNVATVAAPGEFWIPGGQEWNGQPDTWNGFGSYTGNPTYHATTINPSQDVGALGTYVKALSFFAAGTQAETGSLTPLGSEAKEMAAKLLDTAWTYNDGVGIVTEEQRADYNRFFTKEIYFPSGWTGTFGQGNALPGSGAVASDPAKGGNGVYIGYADLRPLIQQDPQWSYLSNLYNTSWNNTTQTWDNGVPTFKYHRFWSQVDIATAYAEYDRLLGTPAAPTVPGAPATLTGTAGNAQASLSWSTTPGATSYNVKRAATTGGPYTTVATAVSGTSYSDTSVTNGTTYYYVVSAVNAVGESVNSAQVMVTPQAPGSVVPGAFTLTGTAGNASAALSWTAASGADFYNVERSSGGGVFAPVATGLTTMAYTDATAVNGTIYTYRIVAENAAGTTLSNTVAVTPVAPPVGGNLKVQYRAADTNATNNAMMAHFNILNDGTTAVDLSTLKIRYYFTADGTQQHSYWSDYAQVGSSNVQGSFVTMSSPTATADTYVEISFTAAAGSIAGGGTSGQIQTRVSKNDWSNLNEANDYSFDATKTSLVDWNKVTLYQNGTLVWGIEP, from the coding sequence ATGAAACCGATTTTCACATTGAAAGCTTCGAAAAAAGTGACGGGACTCGTCTTGTCTACAACGCTGCTCGTCACGCTGTCCACCGGACTTTGGGGCTCTACTCCAAAAGTATCCGTAGCTGCTGCGGCAGCAGTCAGCATGGAGGAGTCGCGCTTCCTGCAAATGTACGACCAGATCAAAAATCCGTCGAACGGTTATTTTTCACCAGAAGGCATCCCTTATCACTCCATTGAAACGCTGGTTAGCGAAGCGCCGGATTACGGTCATATGGGTACTTCCGAGGCTTACAGCTACTGGCTGTGGCTGGAGACACTGTATGGTCACTATACGCAGGACTGGAGTCATTTGGAAGCGGCCTGGGACAATATGGAGAAGTACATCATTCCGGTTAATGAAGGAGACGGCAAGGAAGAACAGCCGACAATGAGCTACTACAATCCGAATAGCCCAGCGACGTATGCGGATGAAAAGCCTTTCCCGGATCAATATCCGGTGCAGCTTTCCGGCAAATATGCAGCGGGAAAAGACCCGCTTGATGCCGAACTGAAAGCGACATACGGCAACAACCAGACTTATTTGATGCATTGGCTGATTGATGTTGACAATTGGTACAATTATGGAAATCTTCTTAACCCAACACATACGTCTACTTACGTTAATACGTTCCAGCGCGGCGAGCAGGAGTCGGTGTGGGAGGCGATCCCGCATCCTTCTCAGGACAATCACGCCTTTGGTAAAACAGGTGAGGGCTTTATGACCCTCTTCACGAAGGAAAATCAGGCGCCTGCGAAGCAGTGGCGCTACACGAATGCGACGGATGCGGACGGCCGCGCCGTACAAGTAATGTATTGGGCGAAGGAGCTTGGCTACAACAATACCGCTTACTTGAATAAAGCGAAAAAGATGGGCGATTATCTCCGTTACGGCATGTACGATAAATACTTCCAAAAAATTGGAAGCGCAAGCGGCGGTGCGCCAACTCCGGGAACGGGCAAAGATTCCAGCTCATATTTGATGGCATGGTATACGTCGTGGGGTGGCGGCTTGGAGCAAGGCTCTGGAAATTGGGCTTGGCGTATCGGCGCAAGCCACGCGCATCAGGCTTACCAAAACCCGGTTGCCGCATATGCACTATCGTCCCAGGATGGCGGACTTATCCCAACGTCTGCGACGGCGCAGACGGACTGGAACGCATCGCTTAAACGCCAGCTCGAGTTTTATACATGGCTGCAATCGTCTGAAGGCGCAATGGGCGGCGGCGCTACGAACAGCTGGAATGGCCAATATTCCGCTTATCCGGCAGGCGTGAGCAAATTCTACGGCATGGCCTATGATGAGGCTCCGGTTTATCATGATCCGGATTCGAACACTTGGTTTGGCTTCCAAGTATGGCCGCTTGAGCGTGTAGCTGAGCTGTATTACATTTTGGCTGAAAATGGCGACCTTAGCTCGGAAAACTTCCAAATGGCTAAAACCGTCATCGAGAAGTGGGTCGATTGGACGCTGGATTATGTATTCGTCGATGAGCGTCCAGTAACGGATGCTGACGGCTACTATTTGAATGCGCAAGGCCAGCGTATACTGGGCGGCAGCAATGTGAACGTAGCGACTGTAGCTGCACCAGGCGAGTTCTGGATTCCTGGAGGCCAAGAGTGGAATGGCCAGCCGGACACATGGAATGGCTTCGGCTCCTATACAGGCAACCCGACCTACCATGCGACTACGATCAATCCGAGCCAGGACGTTGGCGCGCTCGGCACTTACGTTAAAGCACTCTCGTTCTTCGCAGCGGGTACGCAGGCTGAGACGGGAAGCCTGACTCCGCTTGGATCGGAAGCGAAGGAAATGGCTGCCAAGCTTCTTGACACGGCTTGGACCTACAACGATGGCGTTGGTATCGTCACAGAAGAGCAACGCGCGGATTACAACCGCTTCTTCACGAAGGAAATTTACTTCCCAAGCGGCTGGACGGGTACGTTTGGCCAAGGCAACGCGCTTCCAGGCAGCGGTGCAGTAGCCTCCGATCCGGCGAAAGGCGGCAATGGCGTCTATATCGGCTATGCTGATTTGCGTCCGCTGATCCAGCAGGATCCGCAATGGTCGTACTTGTCCAATCTGTACAACACGTCGTGGAACAATACGACGCAAACATGGGATAATGGCGTACCGACGTTTAAGTACCACCGTTTCTGGTCGCAGGTAGATATTGCAACAGCTTATGCTGAGTATGACCGTTTGCTGGGCACACCGGCAGCTCCAACCGTTCCTGGCGCTCCGGCGACACTGACAGGAACAGCTGGAAACGCACAGGCCAGCCTGAGCTGGAGCACGACGCCTGGCGCAACAAGCTATAATGTGAAGCGTGCTGCGACAACTGGCGGACCATACACGACGGTAGCGACTGCAGTTAGCGGCACAAGCTACAGCGATACGAGTGTCACGAATGGCACAACCTACTATTATGTGGTGAGTGCAGTCAATGCAGTAGGCGAATCCGTTAATTCGGCACAGGTGATGGTAACGCCTCAGGCACCGGGCTCGGTCGTGCCTGGAGCATTCACCTTGACGGGAACCGCAGGCAATGCGTCAGCGGCACTTTCCTGGACAGCAGCAAGTGGAGCGGACTTCTATAATGTTGAGCGTTCCTCGGGAGGCGGCGTATTTGCCCCTGTAGCAACTGGCCTGACAACAATGGCGTACACGGATGCTACTGCTGTGAATGGAACCATTTATACGTACCGAATTGTCGCTGAAAATGCTGCTGGCACAACGCTTTCCAATACGGTAGCCGTAACGCCTGTTGCGCCACCAGTTGGCGGCAATCTCAAGGTCCAGTATAGAGCGGCAGATACGAATGCAACGAACAATGCGATGATGGCGCACTTTAATATTTTGAACGATGGCACGACAGCGGTAGACTTGAGCACGCTGAAAATCCGCTACTACTTCACGGCGGATGGCACGCAGCAGCACAGCTACTGGAGTGACTATGCACAAGTGGGCAGCAGCAATGTGCAGGGCTCCTTCGTGACAATGAGCTCGCCGACTGCAACAGCTGATACGTATGTGGAAATCAGCTTCACAGCTGCAGCAGGCTCCATTGCAGGGGGCGGCACCAGCGGCCAAATTCAGACGCGCGTCTCCAAAAATGATTGGTCCAACTTGAATGAGGCCAATGACTATTCCTTCGATGCGACTAAAACCTCGCTCGTCGATTGGAATAAAGTGACGCTTTACCAAAACGGCACGCTTGTATGGGGCATTGAGCCTTAG
- a CDS encoding response regulator, whose amino-acid sequence MYRLLVVDDEAYALKSIMETINWNSLGISDVYGAMDAEEARLIFCTQRIDVVICDIEMPGENGLELLEWLNQEQFSANVIFVTGHNRFEYVQAALRAGCFDYMLKPVRHELLLETVARSLRKLEQDREHNLLKRRIGKFEKVLRHHKQELVERFWNDVLYPAGKMPNNEALLSQLSLMEPDAADSGEFMLVLVSISGWKARFGIKDEEILEYAVMNRAEETVLENWPGAVLKSRNGELFIVVYHAQEQGRSIAELRRRCLGLVEDCGVYFYSRVKCYISLPGALCTLGSRSASLLKLERQCAGDMKDVWVEGEQAHQMPEQLLGRKEWPAEFALLLQKGRHAELYQSVDEWFASYDREYPLSKEDLKALYYQLLSSLYQSFNQSGISIGYVIDAISVKREGSAPCTKSLAHLRLWTRQVIEMALEHAASQKESEPTVVEQIEQYVKSRMSEEVSREEIASLLHFNPAYLSRLFKKETGSSLTDYIVSQRMEYAKKLLSESDLKVSDVAEITGYSNFSYFSRLFKKQEGYSPIEFRKRYKGEAGI is encoded by the coding sequence ATGTATCGCCTTCTCGTGGTAGATGATGAAGCTTATGCTTTGAAAAGTATCATGGAGACGATAAATTGGAATTCGTTAGGAATAAGTGATGTGTACGGAGCGATGGATGCAGAGGAGGCGCGACTTATTTTTTGCACCCAGCGGATTGATGTGGTCATCTGCGATATTGAAATGCCGGGTGAAAATGGGCTGGAGCTGCTTGAATGGCTAAACCAGGAGCAATTTTCGGCCAACGTCATTTTTGTTACGGGGCATAACCGCTTCGAATATGTTCAGGCGGCGCTGCGTGCAGGCTGCTTCGATTATATGCTTAAGCCTGTCAGACATGAGCTGCTGCTGGAAACGGTAGCTCGTTCGCTGCGCAAGCTGGAACAGGATCGAGAGCATAATTTGCTGAAACGGCGGATAGGCAAGTTTGAAAAGGTGCTGCGCCATCACAAGCAGGAGCTTGTCGAGCGCTTCTGGAACGATGTACTTTATCCTGCTGGGAAAATGCCTAATAATGAAGCGCTGCTTAGCCAGCTTTCATTGATGGAGCCGGATGCAGCAGATAGCGGCGAGTTTATGCTCGTGCTCGTCAGCATCTCTGGCTGGAAGGCGCGCTTTGGCATAAAGGATGAAGAAATTTTAGAGTACGCGGTTATGAACCGTGCGGAGGAAACCGTTTTGGAAAATTGGCCGGGCGCCGTTCTCAAGAGCCGCAATGGCGAGCTGTTTATCGTCGTCTACCATGCGCAGGAGCAGGGGAGAAGCATTGCCGAGCTGCGCAGACGATGCTTGGGGCTGGTCGAAGATTGCGGGGTTTATTTTTACAGCCGTGTGAAATGCTATATCAGCTTGCCGGGAGCTCTCTGTACGCTCGGGAGCCGCAGCGCCTCCTTGCTTAAACTGGAGCGGCAGTGCGCGGGCGATATGAAGGACGTATGGGTTGAGGGCGAGCAAGCGCATCAGATGCCGGAGCAGCTGCTTGGGCGCAAGGAGTGGCCGGCGGAATTTGCCTTGCTGCTGCAGAAGGGCCGCCATGCGGAGCTATATCAGTCGGTCGATGAATGGTTCGCTTCCTACGATAGGGAATATCCACTTTCCAAAGAAGATTTGAAAGCGCTCTATTATCAGTTGCTATCTTCGCTCTATCAATCTTTTAATCAAAGTGGTATTTCAATCGGATATGTTATTGATGCGATCAGCGTTAAACGGGAGGGGAGTGCGCCTTGCACAAAGTCGCTTGCCCATTTGCGCTTGTGGACGAGGCAGGTCATTGAGATGGCGCTTGAGCATGCGGCGAGTCAGAAGGAAAGCGAGCCGACTGTCGTAGAGCAAATCGAGCAATATGTAAAGTCGCGAATGTCAGAGGAGGTCAGCCGGGAGGAAATCGCCTCGCTGCTGCATTTTAACCCTGCGTATTTATCCCGATTGTTCAAAAAGGAGACAGGCTCGTCTCTAACGGATTATATCGTAAGCCAGCGTATGGAATACGCGAAAAAGCTGCTCAGCGAATCGGATCTTAAGGTGAGCGATGTGGCCGAAATTACGGGCTATAGCAACTTTTCCTATTTTTCACGGCTGTTTAAAAAGCAGGAAGGGTATTCGCCGATTGAGTTTCGCAAACGCTACAAGGGTGAAGCGGGGATTTAA